The genomic interval GTCAAGGCAGCCGAGCGCGTGATGCGTGATGCGATGGACGACAATGTTCGTCAAGGCGTGGCGACCATGGTGCGCGGTCACGGCGATCGCCCCGGAAAATTGCGTCGGATTGCCGGCGAGTTCAAACGCGGCGTCCAGGTCGGACGGGAATTGACCGGACGACTGTTCTCCATCGAAATGATCGGAGGCAGCGACTACGGCTACACGCGATTGACCGAGGACCGAATCTATATCAATCCAATGCCGCTGCTGACGGGAGTTCCACACGCCGAAGACATCGTTCAAGGCCTGATCGTCCATGAGATCGGGCATCACATGTACCATCGCGGCCGTAAAGAGGAAATGATCTGGCGATCGGCACAGAAACAAGGTCTTGGCCAATTGCTCAATCTCGTCGCCGATGAGCATCTGGAACGAAACCTGCGAGCGTTGGATCGCAATTACGGCAATCAGTTGAAACGACTGGGCGCGTACGCGTTCAATCGTGGTGCCAAGGACATGGCGGTGGATCAAGTCCTGAGGTTGCTGCGTGAAAACGCGTTTGACGTGTTGCGGAACAATCCACCGACCGTTGCCAGGGCCCCGGAATGCCTGCACCTTCGCGGCGGCATGCTATTGCAGGACTTGGAGCGATGCGGCAGCAGTTTCGCTCGCTTCTTTCGCGCAATGCGACTCGGACTGGGCAACCGGCACGATGACCCAAAGGTCGCCGAAGGACTGGCGTTGTTTGACAAATCGTTTCGCAAGCTCGACATGTTCGGACTGATGCGGGTTTGTAAGCAACTGCGTAGAATCTTCGGCGATGATGCGTGCATGAATGGGTTTCCAACGCTGGAATCGCTGCTGTCCGATAGCGATGGAGACTTGGCGGTCAAAGCCGACGGGATCAGCAACGACGACATTCAACGCGAAATCCTGCGAGTCACCAAACCACCGAGTGCCGATGGTGGGAGCGGTGGACCGCTGGTGATCAACGTCGGCGATGATCTGCAATTCAACTTGATCCACCGAGTCCAACGCTTGCCTTACTTGCCCGATGCGTATCGCCCTCTGGCAGAGCAAGTCGGTGCAACTTCGCGTCAGTTTCGTGATTTTCTGCGTGACTTGGGGCTGTCGCAGGTTCGTCGTCCGCGGCGGATCCGGGGACGGAGTGTCGACGCGGGAGGGCTGCGAAATCTGGTACTCCGGGGAGACCCACGTGTGTTGGTTGCTCGCGAGGTTCGCTACCACAACGATCTGTTCCTGTCCGTCGTCGTCGACTGCAGCGGATCGATGGACACCGGAGACAGTATGCCCAAAGCACGGTTGTTTGCGGCGATGATGGCCGAAGCATGCCGTGGTCTGGCGGGAGTTGATCTGCGGATCTTTGGCTTCACGGACAACGAGATCTACGATGCCGGAGACGCGATGCGTCCCGCCATCGCGGAACTCAGCGCGGGGGGAGGAAACAACGATGCCGCCGCGCTGTGGCATGCGGCTGGCGTGGCCAAACAATCACGACGTAGCGCCAAGGTGCTGGTCATGATCAGTGACGGATTGCCAACGGAGTGCAGCACCCAGGCGTTGGCGGCGCTGGAGCAACGACTCAGCCGGCAATCGGATACGGTTTGTGCTCAGGTCGCCGTGCGACCGTTGACGGAGATCTGTTTTCAGAATTATATCGAGTTGACCGACACCGACATCGCGGTGTCCGTGCGACGCTTCGGCGCGATCGTCGCGAAACTTGTCAAACAAATGATTTAGGAATGGCGTGATGACGAAGTGGAGTGTGGACGAATTGAATGTCGGCATGTTGGTCGAAACAACATTCTGGGCCAATCCGGTTCAGACCAGCGGATTTCGTTTTCGAGCGACCCATCTCAATGGCCGACGGGCACCAAAAGTCATCCTCTGCGATGACGCCAGGATCGTGCCAGGCAGACCCTGTCGTGTGAAAATCACTGCGATCAAGAAAGCGTCGCGTGAAGACCGCGGGTCGATCGAAGTCGAGTTTGATCGAATGTTGGAATTCCAGCTCGACGGCGTATACCTCGATCCCATCGTCTCAAAGAAGTTGCAAGTGTTGCTCGAGAGCGGATTGAACATCTTGCTCGATGGTCCGCAGGGCTGTGGCAAGACGGTCACCGCTCGTTCGATCGCCGAGACCTTGGGTATGGAGTTCGTTTTCTTTAATTGCGGCGCGGTGGTCGACCCGACCGACTTCTTGGCGACCATCCAAGTGCGCGCGTCGGAGACCGGCTCGCCCGTCACGGATTTCACCAAGACGGAAGTGCTCGAAGCGTTGGAGGCGGCGTTGGAAAATCCCAGAAAGCGATACCTGATCTTTTTGGACGAGTTGAATCGGTCTCCCGAAAGTGCCCGCAACGCTTTGATGCCCGCGTTGGATTCGTCGCGTCGACTCTTTCATCCGATCGAGAACCGATTTCTGCCCATCGGGGACAACGTTCAGTTCATCGCGGCGGTCAATCGAGGCAGCGAGTTTTCAGCGACATTCGGAATCGACGCGGCGCAGTTGGACCGTTTCGCGCCGTTGCAAATGGATTACTTGCCCGCGGCGGAGGAAGTCAAATTGCTGAAAGCTCGGCATCCCGAACTGAGTGATGCGATCATCAAACGCATCGTGGACTTGGCCAGCAAAGTTCGCTCGGCGCCCGAGATTCCAGGCGGACTGTCTGTGCGAGCGACGGAAGAAGTGTGTGTGTACTTGAAGCATCCCTTGTTCGCGGAGCAACCGCACCAGGATTTGGCAGAGATCCTCAAGTCGTCATTCTGCGGCCGATTTTCGGGACACTGGAGCGACGTCACCACCGACGCCGGAGCCGTCTGGTCACTGATCCAACGAGGGGCCCGGCGTGAGCTGAGCTGAGCCATCCGCCTCGACAAATCGGATCACCTAATTTTTTAGGTATTTTGCTTGACCGAGAATCCACGGATCGATATACCTAATTTATTAGGTAATGCGACGAGAGCTTTCGCGTTGCGTTGCCTCGCAGTTCTTTGACTCCACGAGATGGAAAACGATGTCCATGGACGCCGATCCGACAGAACGTGAAATGGAGATTCTCAAAGTGCTTTGGGAAATCCAAGAAGGCTCAGTGCGAGAGGTGCACGAACGTTTGACGCCCGAGTCGGGTTTGCACTTCAACACGATCCAAACTCAGCTTCGAATCATGGACGACAAAGGACTTGTCAAACATCGACGCGAAGGAAGGGTGTTTCTCTATCGTCCTCAATGCACTCGTGAGGATGTCTCATCTCGATTTGTCAAGAAGGTGTACGACGGGGCCGTCAACGAACTGATGTTGAACATGTTGCGATCCGAAAAGCTCAGCGACAAGGAGTTGCAGGAGCTGGAAGCGATGATCGCGGAAGCCCGCTCGAAAAAATCACAGAAGAGGAAAAAGCGATCATGATCATGCAGAATTTCTCGCAATGGTTGGCTCATTCGACGATCTTCGGGACCATCCTTCTTGCGATCGGCGCGATCGCGGTCCTGTTGTTTCGCCAACCGGTCCACCGCGTTCGAATCATTCACTGGACGCTTGTTGCCTGTTTATTGGTTCCTTTATTTCAGCAATTCCATTTTCTGCCGAGTTACTCGCTGGGATTGCTGCAATCCACAGTCCAATCAAACTCGCTGATGCAGGTGGACATGACATCAGCGACTGAGTCAGTTTCCTTGGTTGACGAAGGCGTGGGGGCGGCGAATCCGGGTCCCATCGCGATCGCTCGAACTGTGCAATCGCAAGAGTTATCGGCGGAACCTGTGGCGGATCGCGAAAGCAACGCATCGGTCACCCAGCCAGAAGGATCGACCCACGCCCAAGCTGCGCGGAGGAACGTCATCGCGTCACTTTGGCTTGCCGTGCAAATGCTCTATCTGATGACGGTTGCCGGCATGGGTGTTTTTTGGTGCTTGGCCATATCGCGTCGATCCGCGATCACACGTCGAAGCCGTCCCGCGAAAAAGTCGACTGCAGCGTTGCTGTCAGGTATCGCGGGAACGAACAAACTGCCCAAGTTGCTTGTGAGCGATGACATCTGCTCTCCCGTCATGTGGGGTCTGATGCGATCAACGATTGTGATCCCGTCTACGCTGGAGAATGGGGAACCGGATCGACTGAGGTGGGGTTTGGCACACGAGTGGGCACACGTCGTCAATCGCGACTATCCCACCTGGATCCTGGCGGCGATCGCTAAGTTTGTTTGCTTCTTTCAGCCTCACTATTGGTGGCTGCGACGGCAGTTGACGCTCAGTCAAGACTACCTCGCCGATGCTTATGCGACCGACCACGGTGAATCGGCGGAAGACTACGCGGCTTTCTTGGTCGAGTTGGCTCGCGATACGATCCCGGCTCGCGGCACTTTGGCCTTGGGCATCGCTGACAGCAAGTCGAATCTGTTTCGGAGAGTTCAAACGCTTGTCGTTTCCAGCGTTCCATTGCTCCGTCGCCCAAGCCCATTCTCTGTTCTGGCCATTGCGTTGACGGGTGTCGTAGCGGTTGCCAGCTTGAGCCTACTCCGCCTTGGGAATCAACCGGCTCTTGCAGCCATGCCGGTGACGGAGGGCGACAAGGATGACGGTGCCGCAGGTAAGACCCTTGACGGCGACACAAAGGACGATGGGCGGTTACCCGATCCGATCACCTATGTCGGCAAGGTCATTGACAGGGAGACGGGCAAGCCTATCAAGGGCGCCAGCGTTGAAGTCATTCACGAGCTGAGTCGCGATCCAAACACGAATCAGTGGGTCACGCTTCGCACCACCACGCATGTTTCCGATGAGAACGGCAGGTATGAGTTCACATTGCCGCCGGAGGAGGTTGCCCAGCCATCACTTTACATTGTCGTTGATGCACATCACCCCAACTATCAACCCAAAGGACAAAGTGGGTATGCACATTCGATGATCCGCACAAACTTGGAGAAGGGCGAGCCACCGTTCTTTGAGACAATCAAGTTGTCTCCCGGGGAGCCGATCATGGGACAAGTACTCAATCCAGACGGGGCCCCCGCAGTCAACACGCGTTTGTTGGTGTACTCAAAATCGCCAACCAAACCTGAAGGACAGAGTTGGGAATACGGGGCTTTCCAGAATACTGCAACCGACGATGAGGGCCGTTTTCGAATGGTTGTCGCGACGCCAGGTGACGGTGTACTATGGATTTATCCCAAGAACGCTGCCCCAAGAGCGATCCGGCTTCGAGACAAACGCGGCCAATATGACTCCATCCAACTGAATGACGGCAAGCGTCTGACCGGCCAAGTGCTAGACACCAAAGGAGAACCGGTCGCCAATGTCGGTGTTTCGGTCGATAGCTTGAGCGATGGCGAAGATGCTGACGAATTCCTGAATCCGAACGCTGTCTCCACAGGCATTCGGGCTACAGCGATGACGGATGCGCAAGGCAAGTTCGAACTGCTCCCCCTGCCGCCAGGCGAGTATTCGGTGCGTGTCGAAGATCAGGTGCATGACCCGACAGAGGAGCAAACAGGACGGAAGCCGAAGAAAGATCTCGACCACGCCTTTTCACGGATGAAGATCACCATCTCCGATGACGACATCAACGAGCCACTTGTCATCCGAGCACTTCCGCATGTCATCATTCGAGGCCGATTCTTTGATGCTCATGGAAAACCTCGTGCAAGCCACTCTCAACATCTGTTTGGAAAGGTCGATGGTGAGTTCTTCTCTATGGAAAGCTCTCGGCCAGGAGAAGACGGTTGGTTCGAGTTCAAGGCGCCTCACGGTGCAACGGATGTCCGCATCAATACGATGACCAACGAACACAGCGCGCTTCGCTGGAGACTGAAACCCAAGGACCCGTTGTCTGTCGAACGTGAAATCAATCTTGGAACATTGGAAGAGGATATCACGACACTAGAAATCGTTCGCTACAAAGCTCCCATTCTGCTGGTCAAAATCATCGACGAGACCGGCAAACCGATCGATGGCTTCAAGCCCGACACGCAGTACGTCGAATCAAAGGACGACGAAACGATGATGAGCGGGCGGTTCGTGAACGGTGGCGTCATCAATTTCGAGAAACAGCCAGACGGTCGCTGGCGGTCTGGCCAAATGCAACCCGATACCAAACTGCAAGTAACAATTCTCGAAAATGATCTAGGGAATCGAGACGATACGGAGGAGAATGATCCTGATAAAGAAGCTCAGGAGTTCCATTACGTGACCAAGCCGCAAACGGTGTCGTTGGCGGAGAGTGACACCAAGGAAATCGTCTTCGTGATGGAAAAGCAAGCGGGCAGCAAGGATCCGGTCCGATGACCTCCATTCGCACCTTGCTGTTGCTTGCTCTCGCATCGACACTTGGGCACGCTACTGAACCCGGCACAAACCCTGTGAACTATCGGCGGCATATCGCGCCGCTGCTCAGTCAATTCGGGTGCAACGCGGGTTCTTGCCACGGATCGGTTCATGGGCAAGGCGGGTTCAAGCTCAGTTTGTTCGGTTTTGATGATGCGGCGGACTATGAAGCGATCGTAGATCGTGAGGCCGATCGAGTGCTCAAAACACCCCAGGAGAGCCTCCTGCTGTTGAAACCAAGCGGGATCGTGGACCACGAAGGCGGTAAACTTTTCGATATCGATTCTCCGGCTTACAAGTTATTGGAGCGTTGGATTCGAGAGGGGGCAAAAAACGAGCAACTGAGTGAGCTTGTCAAACTCTCCATTGAACCGTCCGAAGTCAATTTGAGCTCCGCGAGCCCCCATTGTGATTTCAAGGTGTTCGCCCGGTTCGCCGACGACGCGCTCCTCGACGTGACCAATCTTGCCGCGTTGAGTGTCGTCGACGATTCGCTGGCGGAGGTGGACGCCCGTGGGACGCTCACTCGAATGGGCAATGGGGGCACTTCACTCATCGCCACCTACGGCGGACGCTCCGCCAGCGCATCGATCTTTTCCATTGACGCTCAGATTGGCGTGCCGGTGCTTGAACCGCCAGCCAATGAGGTGGACAGGTGGATAAACCTCAGGCAGGAGCGACTGCGGATTGCCCCCGTTGAGAAAACCGATGACTACGCGTTCTTAAGACGACTCTCTCTGCTAACGATGGGACGTTTGCCGACACCGGAGGAGGTTCGATCGTTTGCCGCGGATTCAAACTCTGAAAAACGCACCGTTGCAATCGATCAAGCATTGGCCTCGCCGCAACACGCGAGCCTTTGGGCAACCCGGATGTGTGAAATCACCGGCAGCCGAGAGCAGTTGTCGTCAGACGCCGAGATCGCAGAGCAGCAACAGCGGCGATGGCACGAATGGTTTCGCGTTCGCTTCGTCGACAACCTGCCATATGATCAAATCGCACGTGGCGTTCTGACGGCGACGTCACGTGATCAGCGATCCACGAGCGATTTCATACACGCTTGTGTGGAGAGGCCGACCGATATTGCCACTGATGCTCAAGAATATGCGGCAAAGCCGACCTTGGATCTGTACTGGGCGCGTCGAAAGGAGAATGAGCAGGTCGATCTTGAGTCACTGGCCGAGCGCACTGCCGCTGCCTTTCTCGGTGTTCGTATCGAATGTGCCCGTTGCCACAAACATCCGTTCGATCGCTGGACGCAAAACGACCATCGATCCTTTGCAAACTTGTTTGCTCAAGTCCGATACGGTTTGTCTCCAGAAATGCGAATGGGCTTAGCGGACGCGCTGGAGCAACGTCGCCGACGCATCGCTGTCGGTGAGAGCCCGAGCAAGATTCCGCGGATAAGAGAGGTCTATTTGACCGCTAGCACGTCGGGGAACTTCCGCGATGCGGCGACCTTGGAGTTGCTGCCGTCGAGGCCATTGGGTGACAAACACTACGAGGCTGACGAAGATCCTCGCGAACAGTTCGTCCATTGGTTGCTGCTGCCCGAAAATCCCTTCTTCGCCCGCAACTTTGTGAATCGTGTTTGGGCGTATTATTTTGGACAGGGAATCGTAGAACCTGTCGACTCGTTTTCAGCCTCCAATCCACCCTCACACCCCGAACTCTTGGACGGGCTCGCCAAAGAGTTTATCGCTAGCGGCTACGACATTCGCTCTCTGGAGCGGACGATTTTGACCTCCAATGCTTGGCAGCGAGCCGCCACGATTCCTGCCAAC from Stieleria varia carries:
- a CDS encoding AAA family ATPase codes for the protein MTKWSVDELNVGMLVETTFWANPVQTSGFRFRATHLNGRRAPKVILCDDARIVPGRPCRVKITAIKKASREDRGSIEVEFDRMLEFQLDGVYLDPIVSKKLQVLLESGLNILLDGPQGCGKTVTARSIAETLGMEFVFFNCGAVVDPTDFLATIQVRASETGSPVTDFTKTEVLEALEAALENPRKRYLIFLDELNRSPESARNALMPALDSSRRLFHPIENRFLPIGDNVQFIAAVNRGSEFSATFGIDAAQLDRFAPLQMDYLPAAEEVKLLKARHPELSDAIIKRIVDLASKVRSAPEIPGGLSVRATEEVCVYLKHPLFAEQPHQDLAEILKSSFCGRFSGHWSDVTTDAGAVWSLIQRGARRELS
- a CDS encoding BlaI/MecI/CopY family transcriptional regulator translates to MSMDADPTEREMEILKVLWEIQEGSVREVHERLTPESGLHFNTIQTQLRIMDDKGLVKHRREGRVFLYRPQCTREDVSSRFVKKVYDGAVNELMLNMLRSEKLSDKELQELEAMIAEARSKKSQKRKKRS
- a CDS encoding carboxypeptidase regulatory-like domain-containing protein, which gives rise to MIMQNFSQWLAHSTIFGTILLAIGAIAVLLFRQPVHRVRIIHWTLVACLLVPLFQQFHFLPSYSLGLLQSTVQSNSLMQVDMTSATESVSLVDEGVGAANPGPIAIARTVQSQELSAEPVADRESNASVTQPEGSTHAQAARRNVIASLWLAVQMLYLMTVAGMGVFWCLAISRRSAITRRSRPAKKSTAALLSGIAGTNKLPKLLVSDDICSPVMWGLMRSTIVIPSTLENGEPDRLRWGLAHEWAHVVNRDYPTWILAAIAKFVCFFQPHYWWLRRQLTLSQDYLADAYATDHGESAEDYAAFLVELARDTIPARGTLALGIADSKSNLFRRVQTLVVSSVPLLRRPSPFSVLAIALTGVVAVASLSLLRLGNQPALAAMPVTEGDKDDGAAGKTLDGDTKDDGRLPDPITYVGKVIDRETGKPIKGASVEVIHELSRDPNTNQWVTLRTTTHVSDENGRYEFTLPPEEVAQPSLYIVVDAHHPNYQPKGQSGYAHSMIRTNLEKGEPPFFETIKLSPGEPIMGQVLNPDGAPAVNTRLLVYSKSPTKPEGQSWEYGAFQNTATDDEGRFRMVVATPGDGVLWIYPKNAAPRAIRLRDKRGQYDSIQLNDGKRLTGQVLDTKGEPVANVGVSVDSLSDGEDADEFLNPNAVSTGIRATAMTDAQGKFELLPLPPGEYSVRVEDQVHDPTEEQTGRKPKKDLDHAFSRMKITISDDDINEPLVIRALPHVIIRGRFFDAHGKPRASHSQHLFGKVDGEFFSMESSRPGEDGWFEFKAPHGATDVRINTMTNEHSALRWRLKPKDPLSVEREINLGTLEEDITTLEIVRYKAPILLVKIIDETGKPIDGFKPDTQYVESKDDETMMSGRFVNGGVINFEKQPDGRWRSGQMQPDTKLQVTILENDLGNRDDTEENDPDKEAQEFHYVTKPQTVSLAESDTKEIVFVMEKQAGSKDPVR
- a CDS encoding DUF1549 and DUF1553 domain-containing protein, producing the protein MTSIRTLLLLALASTLGHATEPGTNPVNYRRHIAPLLSQFGCNAGSCHGSVHGQGGFKLSLFGFDDAADYEAIVDREADRVLKTPQESLLLLKPSGIVDHEGGKLFDIDSPAYKLLERWIREGAKNEQLSELVKLSIEPSEVNLSSASPHCDFKVFARFADDALLDVTNLAALSVVDDSLAEVDARGTLTRMGNGGTSLIATYGGRSASASIFSIDAQIGVPVLEPPANEVDRWINLRQERLRIAPVEKTDDYAFLRRLSLLTMGRLPTPEEVRSFAADSNSEKRTVAIDQALASPQHASLWATRMCEITGSREQLSSDAEIAEQQQRRWHEWFRVRFVDNLPYDQIARGVLTATSRDQRSTSDFIHACVERPTDIATDAQEYAAKPTLDLYWARRKENEQVDLESLAERTAAAFLGVRIECARCHKHPFDRWTQNDHRSFANLFAQVRYGLSPEMRMGLADALEQRRRRIAVGESPSKIPRIREVYLTASTSGNFRDAATLELLPSRPLGDKHYEADEDPREQFVHWLLLPENPFFARNFVNRVWAYYFGQGIVEPVDSFSASNPPSHPELLDGLAKEFIASGYDIRSLERTILTSNAWQRAATIPANQQNDHRNYSRFPVQVLPAAVLVDAIADVAGDDDNRAVDSPMRSPVTSAAPEYFDVFDRPERVATCDCESSHAPSLRQTMLMLADDTLLKRIQDGIAVELARMSKNRKLVEQLFLTTLSRPPTKDERKSAVKHLREAKDRIEAVADLTWSLMTTREFYTNH